The nucleotide sequence ATGTATTTATCAGCAAAGCGAACTGACATACACAACATGATTTAAGAATGTATTTCGAATTTTAGTTAAGAtccaatatttttttgctttcataTATCTTTTTCATCAATTAAGAGAAAATAGTATCGACTGAGAGGTTTGCAGAGACCTAAATTACATATAACAGCaactaaaaacaaagagttATTACCAATGGTATCCATCAAATGATAGGGCCTTCTTGATAACTGAATATTTCTCATCCTAAAATACAAAGTCACTGAAGTCCCTTTCAATGTTCCGAAGTGAGTATGAGGACAGTCTGACAAATGATTAGACCTGCGAGAGTAGAAACCAAATTCCCGTTTACTTAATAAGATCTAGTAATTGATACAATCGTAGatgaaaaacaataatttgttAGACTTACAGGGTGGTGGTTGGTGATGTTGCTGTATAACTCATCTAGTGGCTGGAAGGAATACTCGAATGAGCTCTTTTGCAGTAACCTTTTTCCTGCAAGTAGGGCATTTGCCCTGACGAGTTATTGCCATCTTTATACATCCCTTGCAGAAGATGTGACCGCACTTGGTTGACATCTCCTCTGTGAAGGCGCACATACAGATGGGACAAGTAAATTTCGGCTCTTCTGGTGGGGGAGCTGGAGCCTTCGATCCAGACAGTCTCTGCACAATTAAACGAAAGTGGTGAGCTAAAACTAAGGAGCATAACAGCATAGTACATGCTTCACATGTCACTTACCGATAACATATCGACTTCAACGACATTTACAGAGGCATGCTCACAGTCAATGATAGGTTCACTAGAAGGAATCCTTCTGCGTTTGTTGCTCAAGTTGGCAGGCACCCTAGTTGTACCTCCTACAATTACCCATCCAAGTAAGAGAAAACTGGTAAGCTATGAACAAACATTCTAAAGCAGCAATCCCACAACCATCACagcacaaaacaaacacaaactaaAATCCAACCAtcaaaatagattaaaaaaaaa is from Camelina sativa cultivar DH55 chromosome 20, Cs, whole genome shotgun sequence and encodes:
- the LOC104770923 gene encoding LON peptidase N-terminal domain and RING finger protein 3-like, whose translation is MNTQEVRVVPRGNRRRKAVIDLNAVPGDQEGTSASSVRAPTTVPPVVEPQPVPTPIDVDAIEDDVIESSASAFAEAKSKSRNARRRSLMVDVESGGTTRVPANLSNKRRRIPSSEPIIDCEHASVNVVEVDMLSRLSGSKAPAPPPEEPKFTCPICMCAFTEEMSTKCGHIFCKGCIKMAITRQGKCPTCRKKVTAKELIRVFLPATR